The following are encoded in a window of Thermodesulfobacterium geofontis OPF15 genomic DNA:
- a CDS encoding LbetaH domain-containing protein translates to MNISLDLFFENLENEKIAELFKNALPWEPLKFLKTYLLDIVPELPKEIPIGIPIPESLFLTSEGEVIPLKDLEIYNDEYYLKGEKIKGAILKAGAFLTGKKIFFEEEVIVEPFSLIFPPAYFSKGTQIRHGSYIRGSVYTGEKVVIGHTTEVKNSIFFSSAKASHFAYIGDSILGNSVNLGAGTKLANLKFSKTIITLVINNEIVNTGLKKMGAILGDLCQTGCNSVLQPGTLLGKKSYVYPGKVCGPGYFLPGTKIK, encoded by the coding sequence ATGAATATATCATTAGATTTATTTTTTGAAAACTTAGAAAATGAGAAAATAGCAGAATTATTTAAAAATGCTCTTCCCTGGGAGCCTTTAAAATTTTTAAAAACCTATCTTTTAGATATAGTCCCTGAATTACCTAAGGAAATACCTATAGGAATCCCTATACCTGAAAGTTTATTTTTAACTTCAGAAGGAGAAGTTATACCTTTAAAAGATTTAGAGATTTATAATGATGAGTATTATTTAAAAGGGGAAAAAATAAAAGGGGCTATTTTAAAAGCAGGAGCTTTTTTAACTGGAAAAAAGATATTTTTTGAAGAGGAAGTTATAGTAGAGCCCTTTTCTCTAATTTTCCCACCTGCTTATTTTTCTAAAGGAACACAAATAAGGCATGGTTCTTATATTAGAGGGAGTGTTTATACAGGAGAAAAAGTAGTAATAGGGCATACTACTGAAGTTAAAAATAGTATATTTTTTAGTTCAGCCAAGGCTTCTCACTTTGCTTATATAGGGGATAGTATACTTGGAAATAGTGTAAACTTAGGGGCAGGAACAAAACTTGCAAATTTAAAATTTAGTAAAACAATTATAACCTTAGTAATTAATAACGAAATTGTAAATACAGGGCTCAAAAAAATGGGAGCTATTTTGGGAGATTTATGTCAAACTGGTTGTAATTCTGTTTTGCAACCGGGAACACTTTTAGGAAAAAAATCCTATGTCTATCCCGGCAAGGTTTGCGGTCCTGGTTATTTTTTGCCAGGAACAAAAATAAAATAA
- a CDS encoding peptidylprolyl isomerase yields the protein MKKFTFIFAIFALIFCLYLKAYSEEGKLLAEVGPYKLYEEDVNKMMKEDTQIQQILKSKPELKDEIVSAIVNRWVNLSLLSLAGKKEGIDKEESVKRELAEIEKNFIAQKYFEKKTANLKISEKEVKEYYEKNKEKYKEPEARHIKHILIYFSKDADNATQESAFKKANEIRKKLLKGANFEELAKMYSDDTGSKEKGGDLGIIRKGQTIPEFEKEIFKLKVGEISTPIKSPYGYHIVKVEKIIPERVLSFDEVKNVVEEDYRQEKEEELIAQILQNLYKTYQPKIYLKMKDVQNRSK from the coding sequence ATGAAAAAATTTACTTTTATCTTTGCAATTTTTGCACTAATTTTTTGCCTTTATTTAAAGGCTTACTCAGAAGAGGGGAAACTTTTAGCTGAAGTTGGACCTTATAAACTTTATGAAGAAGATGTAAATAAAATGATGAAAGAAGATACCCAAATTCAACAAATTTTAAAATCAAAACCTGAATTAAAAGATGAAATAGTTTCAGCCATAGTAAATAGATGGGTTAATTTATCTTTACTTTCTCTTGCAGGTAAAAAAGAAGGAATTGATAAAGAAGAATCTGTTAAAAGAGAATTAGCAGAAATTGAAAAAAATTTTATTGCCCAAAAATATTTTGAGAAAAAGACAGCTAATCTGAAAATATCTGAAAAGGAAGTAAAAGAATATTATGAGAAAAATAAAGAAAAATATAAAGAACCAGAAGCAAGACATATTAAACATATTTTGATTTATTTTTCTAAGGATGCAGATAATGCTACCCAAGAAAGTGCCTTTAAAAAAGCAAATGAAATAAGGAAAAAACTCTTAAAAGGTGCTAATTTTGAAGAGCTTGCTAAAATGTACTCTGATGATACAGGTTCTAAAGAAAAGGGAGGAGATTTAGGTATAATCAGAAAAGGACAAACTATACCTGAATTTGAAAAGGAAATTTTTAAGCTTAAAGTAGGTGAAATAAGTACTCCTATTAAATCTCCTTATGGATATCATATTGTAAAAGTAGAAAAAATAATTCCAGAAAGGGTTCTTTCTTTTGATGAAGTTAAAAATGTAGTGGAAGAAGATTATAGACAAGAAAAAGAAGAAGAATTGATAGCACAAATTTTACAAAATCTTTATAAAACCTATCAACCCAAGATTTATTTAAAGATGAAAGATGTACAAAATAGAAGTAAGTAA
- a CDS encoding ribonuclease H-like domain-containing protein, translating into MYKIEVSNLLEEFEEKFKRLKLSEKEKWVLYLYFPSHLLFLDIETEGLSKEKNDITLIGIYKDNKYYPFIKNFNLEKAIKFLASTPIWITFGGENFDIPFIKKAFPYLKTPLVHIDLFYLTKEVGLKGGLKKIEKMLGIIRKTEGLNGYDAVKLWRKWVEERDKNSLKKLILYNKEDVVNIKKIMDYVITNLLNKEGRRYEEVFLEFL; encoded by the coding sequence ATGTACAAAATAGAAGTAAGTAATTTATTAGAAGAGTTTGAAGAAAAATTTAAGCGCCTTAAACTTTCTGAAAAAGAAAAATGGGTGTTATATCTTTATTTTCCCTCGCATTTATTGTTTTTAGATATAGAAACTGAAGGTCTTTCTAAAGAAAAAAACGATATTACTTTAATAGGTATATATAAAGATAATAAGTATTATCCTTTTATAAAGAATTTTAATTTAGAAAAAGCTATAAAATTTCTTGCTTCTACACCTATTTGGATAACCTTTGGAGGAGAAAATTTTGATATTCCCTTTATAAAAAAGGCTTTCCCTTACTTAAAAACCCCTTTAGTTCATATTGATTTATTCTATTTAACTAAGGAAGTAGGATTAAAAGGGGGTCTAAAAAAAATAGAAAAGATGTTAGGAATTATTCGAAAAACTGAAGGTTTAAATGGTTATGATGCAGTAAAGTTATGGAGAAAATGGGTAGAAGAAAGAGATAAAAATTCCTTGAAAAAACTTATTCTTTATAATAAAGAAGATGTAGTTAATATAAAAAAAATAATGGATTATGTAATAACTAATTTGCTAAATAAGGAGGGAAGAAGGTATGAGGAAGTTTTCTTGGAGTTCTTATAA
- a CDS encoding DegQ family serine endoprotease — protein sequence MRKFSWSSYKLTILLIILAFVFGLLAKTFIDKTGFFKSKELIAEDGTTISKSLEVANELSKAFSYVAEKAAPAVVYIETEKVVSIPKEMFPFDFFGDEFFKRFFSTPRYRQRGAGSGFIISSDGYVVTNNHVIQGAQKITVKLVDGRIFEGKIIGTDPFSDIALLKIEASNLPTLILGDSDSIKVGEWVIAIGNPFGLSHTVTVGVISAKGRSGIGISDVEDFIQTDAAINPGNSGGPLLNLKGEVIGMNTAIFTRSGGYMGIGFAIPSNIVKTVVEQLKTKGKIERGYLGVGIQDLTPALAKELGLNTTDGALITEVKPGSPAEKAGLKEKDVVISYNGKSVKNASELKNYVLLTKPGTEVELRIIRNGKEMPIKVKIGAQKEGLILSKTEMENIEELLENLGLIVEDITPEIAKKLRLPSLQGVIITEVIPETPADYAGLSPGLIIDEVNRKKIKNLNEFFQALKPSLETKKVLLGIRTPKGRYYVTLKLESE from the coding sequence ATGAGGAAGTTTTCTTGGAGTTCTTATAAATTAACTATTTTACTTATTATTTTGGCTTTTGTTTTTGGGCTTTTAGCAAAAACTTTTATAGATAAAACGGGATTTTTTAAGTCAAAGGAATTAATTGCAGAAGATGGAACAACTATTTCAAAAAGTTTGGAAGTAGCTAATGAACTTTCAAAAGCTTTTTCTTATGTAGCAGAGAAGGCTGCTCCAGCTGTTGTCTACATTGAAACAGAAAAGGTAGTTTCAATTCCTAAGGAGATGTTTCCTTTTGACTTTTTTGGTGATGAATTCTTTAAAAGATTTTTTTCTACCCCTCGGTATAGACAAAGGGGAGCAGGTTCGGGGTTTATAATTTCTTCAGACGGATATGTAGTTACTAATAATCATGTAATTCAGGGAGCTCAAAAAATTACTGTAAAATTAGTAGATGGAAGAATTTTTGAAGGTAAAATTATAGGTACTGACCCATTTTCAGATATAGCCTTACTTAAAATCGAAGCAAGTAATCTTCCCACTCTGATTCTCGGTGATTCTGATTCAATAAAAGTAGGAGAATGGGTTATTGCAATTGGTAATCCCTTTGGACTTTCCCATACTGTAACCGTAGGTGTAATAAGTGCTAAAGGAAGAAGTGGAATAGGAATATCGGATGTAGAAGATTTTATTCAGACAGATGCAGCTATTAATCCGGGAAATTCAGGAGGTCCTCTTTTAAATTTAAAGGGAGAAGTTATAGGAATGAATACAGCTATATTTACAAGATCTGGTGGTTATATGGGAATAGGATTTGCCATTCCAAGTAATATTGTAAAAACAGTGGTGGAACAACTAAAAACTAAAGGAAAAATTGAAAGGGGATATTTGGGGGTAGGTATCCAAGATTTAACACCAGCCTTAGCTAAAGAATTAGGTTTAAACACTACCGATGGAGCACTTATTACAGAGGTAAAACCTGGTTCTCCTGCTGAAAAAGCAGGATTAAAAGAAAAAGATGTAGTTATAAGTTATAATGGTAAATCTGTCAAAAATGCTTCAGAATTAAAAAATTATGTTCTTTTAACTAAACCGGGAACAGAAGTAGAATTGAGGATTATAAGAAATGGAAAAGAAATGCCTATAAAAGTTAAAATTGGAGCTCAAAAAGAAGGACTAATTCTTTCTAAGACTGAAATGGAAAATATAGAAGAATTGTTAGAAAATTTAGGACTAATAGTTGAAGATATTACTCCTGAAATAGCAAAAAAATTAAGATTGCCTTCTCTTCAAGGTGTTATTATTACTGAGGTTATTCCTGAAACACCGGCTGATTATGCTGGACTTTCTCCTGGCTTAATAATTGATGAAGTTAATCGTAAAAAAATTAAAAATTTAAATGAATTCTTCCAAGCTCTTAAACCTTCCTTAGAAACAAAAAAGGTGTTATTAGGAATTAGAACACCAAAAGGAAGATATTATGTTACTCTAAAATTAGAAAGTGAATAA
- a CDS encoding peptidyl-prolyl cis-trans isomerase — translation MEIKKFILSLFFFLIFTTHSFASQIINKIVAVVGDEFLTLYDLDEMCKPYFERFIKPDLPLEEKEKIKNQIRRNILKGWIEESVLKIEAQRYGLTVSDEELKRLLNEEINSIGGEEVFKEYLKKQGISYEEYKEKVRDKILKYKFVQIQLKGKVVITEEELKKAYEETIKNYDPSPKYWLSILIINGDEKLASSIYEEILKGKSFEEVYKTYPTNVQLIKDEPFKKDELVSEILEKLKNISPGEVTPVIKKDEKYYIIRLLKIEEGTPPSFEEMKEKLYQKLFELKAQTVLEKWINELEEKRYIKIYL, via the coding sequence ATGGAAATTAAAAAATTTATTCTTTCTTTATTCTTTTTTTTAATTTTTACTACCCATTCTTTTGCTTCTCAAATTATTAATAAAATCGTAGCAGTGGTAGGAGATGAGTTTTTAACCCTTTATGATTTAGATGAAATGTGTAAGCCCTATTTTGAAAGATTTATAAAACCAGATTTACCTTTAGAGGAAAAAGAAAAAATAAAAAATCAAATAAGAAGAAATATTTTAAAAGGATGGATAGAGGAAAGTGTTTTAAAAATAGAAGCTCAGAGGTATGGCTTAACTGTAAGTGATGAAGAACTTAAAAGACTCTTAAATGAAGAAATTAATTCAATAGGTGGAGAGGAGGTATTTAAAGAATATTTAAAAAAACAAGGAATAAGTTATGAAGAATATAAAGAAAAAGTTAGAGATAAAATATTAAAATATAAATTTGTTCAAATTCAGTTAAAAGGAAAAGTAGTTATTACTGAAGAAGAACTTAAAAAAGCCTATGAAGAAACAATAAAAAATTATGACCCTTCTCCAAAATATTGGTTGTCAATTTTAATTATAAATGGAGATGAAAAATTAGCCTCCTCTATATACGAAGAAATCCTTAAGGGAAAAAGTTTTGAAGAAGTTTATAAGACCTATCCTACTAATGTACAACTTATAAAAGATGAACCTTTTAAAAAGGATGAATTAGTTTCAGAAATATTAGAAAAGCTTAAAAATATTTCTCCTGGTGAAGTGACCCCCGTAATAAAAAAAGATGAAAAATATTATATTATAAGGCTTCTTAAAATTGAAGAAGGTACGCCTCCTTCCTTTGAAGAAATGAAAGAAAAATTATATCAAAAATTATTTGAATTGAAAGCCCAAACAGTCTTAGAGAAATGGATTAATGAACTTGAAGAAAAAAGATATATTAAAATTTATTTATAA
- the recO gene encoding DNA repair protein RecO, giving the protein MIFSLEALILSKEKLGEIDLLIELFTPKGKIWSVAKGAQKSRKRFVNLLEEFNLIKAHLRKTAKGKLPILEKADLLFLPESIRKDYKKYLMISYMGEILSKISFSGLYIEYFSFIKKLFMEIEKGNLFFLLKPFFELKILKFSGWSPEFFQCVKCGYKPKKIFFLSIPEGGILCFRCKDGNSEKLDLEIVDILRSLIKMPVELESLKKLEKDLEKAIYIKEKILKISEKFLKYFLPFELNSLKFLKDFNWGVNEAKDS; this is encoded by the coding sequence ATGATTTTCTCTTTAGAAGCTTTAATTCTTTCTAAGGAAAAATTAGGCGAAATAGATCTTTTAATAGAGCTTTTTACTCCTAAAGGAAAAATTTGGAGTGTTGCTAAAGGGGCTCAAAAGAGTCGTAAAAGGTTTGTCAATCTTTTAGAGGAATTCAATTTAATAAAAGCCCATTTAAGAAAAACTGCAAAGGGGAAATTACCTATTTTAGAAAAAGCGGATCTTCTTTTTTTACCAGAAAGCATCAGAAAGGACTATAAAAAGTATTTAATGATTTCTTATATGGGAGAAATCCTTTCAAAAATAAGTTTTTCCGGGCTTTATATAGAATATTTTTCTTTTATAAAAAAATTATTTATGGAAATAGAAAAGGGAAATTTATTTTTTTTATTAAAACCTTTTTTTGAATTAAAAATTTTAAAATTTTCAGGATGGTCCCCAGAATTTTTTCAATGTGTGAAGTGTGGCTATAAACCTAAAAAAATTTTTTTCCTTTCTATTCCTGAAGGAGGAATACTTTGTTTTAGGTGCAAGGATGGAAATAGTGAGAAACTTGATTTAGAAATAGTTGATATTTTAAGATCTTTAATTAAAATGCCTGTTGAACTTGAAAGTTTAAAAAAATTAGAAAAAGATTTAGAAAAAGCAATTTATATTAAAGAAAAAATTTTGAAAATTAGCGAAAAGTTCTTAAAATATTTTTTGCCTTTTGAATTGAATTCTTTAAAATTTTTAAAAGATTTTAACTGGGGGGTAAATGAAGCAAAGGACTCTTGA
- a CDS encoding LOG family protein has translation MKQRTLEGRFFEEKQYVLEGLAAKESWRLFKILAEFVEGFELLPRVYPAVTIFGSSRTSPDHPDYKKAEELGKLLVKAGFSVITGGGPGIMEAANKGAAEAGGYSVGLNIRLPLEQEPNPYANIKLEFKYFFVRKVMMAKYSVAFVFFPGGFGTLDEMFEVLTLVQTKKIKPIPIVLIDRNFWDPLYKWMVDFLIPNNKISPKDIDLFKIVDTPEETVDYIKEYLWI, from the coding sequence ATGAAGCAAAGGACTCTTGAAGGAAGATTTTTTGAAGAAAAACAATATGTACTTGAAGGACTTGCAGCTAAGGAATCATGGAGATTATTTAAAATTTTAGCTGAATTTGTAGAGGGTTTTGAACTTCTTCCCAGAGTTTATCCAGCAGTTACTATTTTTGGTTCCTCAAGAACATCTCCTGATCATCCAGATTATAAAAAAGCAGAAGAATTAGGAAAACTATTGGTAAAAGCTGGTTTTTCTGTTATTACAGGTGGAGGACCAGGGATTATGGAAGCAGCTAATAAAGGCGCTGCCGAAGCTGGAGGATATTCGGTAGGATTAAACATTAGATTGCCTTTAGAGCAGGAACCTAATCCTTATGCTAATATTAAATTAGAATTTAAATACTTTTTTGTAAGAAAGGTAATGATGGCAAAATACTCAGTTGCTTTTGTATTTTTTCCAGGAGGATTTGGCACCTTAGATGAGATGTTTGAAGTTTTAACTTTAGTACAAACAAAAAAAATAAAGCCTATTCCTATAGTACTTATAGATAGAAATTTTTGGGACCCTCTCTATAAATGGATGGTTGATTTTCTTATTCCTAATAACAAAATTTCTCCTAAGGATATTGATCTTTTTAAAATAGTTGATACCCCTGAAGAGACAGTAGATTATATTAAGGAATATTTATGGATTTAA
- a CDS encoding aspartate carbamoyltransferase catalytic subunit: protein MDLKIKHLLDIASLSKEEIEDFLNLAENLKEILYRPIPKVPTLRGKLIINLFYEPSTRTRFSFEKAAKTLSADSLTFTGKGTSIEKGETLLDTIKNLEAIGADLFIIRHPVAGAPHFVAKYSKVPIINAGDGTHEHPTQALLDLLTVKEKLGTLSDLKVAIIGDIKHSRVAHSDILAFQKMGSTVWVSGPVHLLPDIKEENYFKLSERSFKICYKIEDAIKDADIIIALRIQRERHGEALIPSFLEYHEFFGLKPEHLELMKEKTILMHPGPINWGVELAYEMEKYPFQVILDQVENGVAIRMAILLRFLTGERGYEDFN from the coding sequence ATGGATTTAAAAATTAAGCATCTTCTTGATATTGCTTCTCTTTCTAAGGAGGAAATAGAAGATTTTTTAAATTTAGCAGAAAATTTAAAAGAAATTCTCTATAGACCAATTCCCAAAGTTCCTACTTTAAGAGGAAAATTGATAATTAATTTATTTTATGAACCATCAACTCGGACTCGCTTTTCTTTTGAAAAGGCTGCTAAAACCTTATCTGCAGATAGTTTAACTTTTACAGGTAAAGGTACAAGTATAGAAAAGGGAGAAACTCTTTTAGATACTATTAAAAATTTAGAAGCTATAGGAGCAGATCTTTTTATTATTAGACATCCTGTTGCTGGGGCACCTCATTTTGTAGCTAAATATAGTAAAGTTCCCATTATTAATGCTGGGGATGGAACTCATGAGCATCCCACTCAAGCACTTTTAGACCTTTTAACTGTTAAAGAAAAACTTGGAACTCTTTCAGATTTAAAGGTTGCAATTATAGGAGATATAAAGCATAGTAGAGTTGCTCATTCAGATATATTAGCCTTTCAGAAAATGGGATCCACTGTTTGGGTTTCTGGCCCAGTTCATCTTTTACCAGATATTAAAGAGGAAAATTATTTTAAGCTTTCTGAGAGGAGTTTTAAAATTTGTTATAAAATAGAAGACGCTATTAAAGATGCAGATATAATAATAGCTCTAAGAATACAGAGAGAAAGACATGGAGAAGCTCTTATCCCAAGTTTTTTAGAATATCATGAGTTCTTTGGTTTAAAACCAGAACATTTGGAATTAATGAAAGAAAAAACAATCCTTATGCATCCTGGACCTATAAATTGGGGAGTAGAACTTGCTTATGAAATGGAAAAATATCCCTTTCAAGTAATTTTAGACCAAGTAGAAAATGGAGTAGCTATAAGAATGGCAATTCTGTTAAGGTTTTTAACAGGTGAAAGAGGTTATGAAGATTTTAATTAA
- a CDS encoding dihydroorotase: MKILIKKGRIIDPSQNLDFLGDLLIENGKILEVEKNIEIHERVEIIEANNLWVLPGLVDIHVHLREPGEEWKEDIETGTKSALYGGVLRLACMPNTKPPNDSPEVTKYILERASQKAYVTVYPIACITKKQEGKEITEFGRLKKAGAIAVSDDGKWVQDSGVMKRAMLYAKNFDLPIISHCEDISLSRGGQINEGYFSAKLGLKGIPTSAETIAVLRDLILAKETQKSVHLAHLSTKEVIPFLKWAKEENIPFTAETCPHYFTLTEREVENYNTLAKVNPPLRTEEDVLAIKLALKEGLIEVIASDHAPHSPLEKEIEFEHASFGMIGLQTLLPLSLNLIREGYLTPLALFEKLIVNPSKVLGIDPPSFKKGNSAEVIIVDPEEEYVLTEEIIQSKSKNTPFLNKKLKGRVKKVILKEKIFDLSLI, translated from the coding sequence ATGAAGATTTTAATTAAAAAAGGAAGAATAATAGATCCTTCACAAAATTTAGATTTTTTAGGAGATTTATTAATAGAAAATGGAAAGATTTTAGAGGTTGAAAAAAATATAGAAATTCATGAAAGGGTAGAAATAATAGAAGCTAACAATTTATGGGTTTTACCAGGACTTGTAGATATCCATGTTCATTTAAGAGAACCAGGGGAGGAATGGAAAGAAGATATAGAAACAGGAACAAAATCAGCTTTATATGGAGGGGTTTTGAGATTAGCTTGTATGCCGAATACAAAACCTCCTAATGATTCCCCAGAGGTTACTAAATATATTCTTGAAAGGGCATCTCAAAAAGCTTATGTTACTGTTTATCCTATTGCCTGTATTACTAAAAAACAGGAAGGAAAGGAAATTACTGAATTTGGAAGATTAAAAAAAGCAGGAGCTATTGCAGTTTCCGATGATGGAAAGTGGGTTCAAGATTCAGGAGTTATGAAAAGAGCAATGTTATATGCTAAAAACTTTGATCTACCTATAATTTCACATTGTGAAGACATAAGTCTATCAAGGGGTGGACAAATTAATGAGGGATATTTCTCAGCAAAATTAGGATTAAAAGGAATTCCTACTTCTGCAGAAACTATAGCAGTATTAAGAGATCTTATTTTGGCTAAAGAAACTCAAAAATCTGTTCATTTAGCTCATCTTTCAACTAAGGAAGTTATACCTTTTTTAAAATGGGCTAAAGAAGAGAATATCCCCTTTACAGCAGAAACATGTCCTCATTATTTTACCTTAACAGAAAGGGAAGTAGAAAATTACAATACCTTAGCAAAAGTAAATCCACCTTTAAGAACTGAAGAAGATGTTTTAGCTATAAAACTTGCTTTAAAAGAGGGGTTAATAGAAGTAATAGCAAGCGATCATGCACCTCATAGCCCTCTTGAAAAAGAAATAGAATTTGAGCATGCCTCATTTGGTATGATAGGGCTTCAAACTTTACTTCCTTTAAGTCTTAATTTAATAAGAGAAGGCTATTTAACACCTTTAGCCCTCTTTGAAAAACTTATTGTAAATCCCTCTAAAGTATTAGGTATTGACCCTCCTTCTTTTAAAAAGGGAAACTCAGCTGAAGTTATAATTGTTGATCCTGAAGAAGAATACGTTTTAACTGAAGAAATAATTCAATCCAAAAGCAAGAATACTCCATTTTTAAATAAAAAACTCAAAGGAAGAGTTAAAAAAGTTATTTTAAAAGAAAAGATTTTTGATTTATCTCTTATATAA
- the lpxC gene encoding UDP-3-O-acyl-N-acetylglucosamine deacetylase, producing the protein MEYQRTLAGKVVLEGEGIFSGKNIRVEIEPAEENGGINFIRADLPGKPVIPLKIENIIGLEGATAITDGEHFIYLVEHLLSALHGLQIDNANIYVYGEEIPLFDGSAYPWVRKIQEVGYRFLLIPKRKFYLRKSFQYQNGVSKINFKPSNTLKIKAFISFEHPLIREQSLEIEINPRSYINEIAFARTFGFKDILFERKNKGIIKGGSLSNAIILDKDKVLNPEGLRTEDEFVRHKILDIVGDLFALGYPLVAEIEAIYSNHRSHIEALKSLYKAGLLEEIESRALTFLLIYKKLKKYEQT; encoded by the coding sequence ATGGAATATCAAAGAACCTTAGCTGGAAAAGTAGTTTTAGAAGGTGAAGGCATTTTTTCTGGTAAAAATATAAGGGTAGAAATTGAACCAGCTGAGGAAAATGGAGGTATTAATTTTATAAGAGCAGATTTACCGGGAAAGCCTGTTATTCCATTAAAAATAGAAAATATAATTGGGCTTGAGGGTGCAACTGCAATAACTGATGGAGAACATTTTATTTATTTAGTGGAACATCTCCTTTCTGCTCTTCATGGACTTCAAATAGATAATGCGAATATTTATGTTTATGGAGAAGAAATACCCTTATTTGATGGTTCAGCATATCCTTGGGTAAGAAAAATTCAAGAAGTGGGATATCGATTTTTATTAATCCCTAAAAGGAAATTTTATCTTCGTAAAAGTTTTCAGTATCAAAATGGAGTTTCTAAAATAAATTTCAAACCCTCTAATACTTTAAAAATTAAAGCCTTCATATCTTTTGAACATCCCCTTATAAGAGAACAAAGCTTAGAAATTGAGATAAATCCAAGGTCTTATATTAATGAAATTGCTTTTGCAAGAACCTTTGGTTTTAAAGATATACTTTTTGAAAGGAAAAATAAGGGCATAATAAAAGGAGGTAGTCTTTCTAATGCTATAATTTTAGATAAAGATAAAGTTCTTAATCCTGAAGGTTTGAGAACTGAAGATGAATTTGTAAGACACAAAATCCTTGATATCGTAGGAGATTTATTTGCTTTAGGATATCCTTTAGTAGCAGAAATTGAGGCAATCTATTCCAATCATAGATCTCATATAGAGGCTTTAAAAAGCCTTTATAAAGCTGGATTATTAGAAGAAATTGAAAGTAGAGCCCTTACTTTTTTGCTAATTTATAAAAAATTAAAAAAATACGAACAAACTTAA
- a CDS encoding L,D-transpeptidase has translation MKSHKVFISFLFVLFYITLGSCQVNKLIPNKFIYFEDIFYTLQENDTLVDLAVQFKVGYYHITLANPKVDPWIPPKGKKIIIPKKVLIPEEFLNLSNNFILINLPEMRLYYFKNNEFLVAPIGIGVKGSLPPLGLYTIINKKEKPTWYPPPSIKAEDPTLPDVVPPGPENPMGDYALYLSKGLYAIHGTNKVYSIGRRTTHGCIRLYPEDIKFLFENVPVGTLVKIIYEPYKIAIEGKSIYLQAYPDIENFIKNPLPYIIQKLDKLTERKNLSYKINLKILERVLKNPDGLIHKIGEIKD, from the coding sequence ATGAAATCTCATAAGGTTTTTATAAGCTTTTTATTCGTCTTATTTTATATTACTTTAGGGAGTTGCCAAGTAAATAAATTAATCCCCAATAAATTTATCTATTTTGAAGATATATTTTATACCCTTCAAGAAAATGATACACTTGTAGATTTAGCTGTCCAATTTAAAGTGGGATATTATCATATAACCCTTGCTAATCCTAAGGTAGATCCTTGGATACCACCCAAAGGAAAAAAAATTATTATACCCAAAAAGGTTTTAATTCCTGAGGAATTTTTAAATCTATCTAATAATTTTATTCTTATTAATCTTCCAGAAATGAGACTATATTATTTCAAAAATAATGAGTTTTTAGTAGCTCCTATAGGAATTGGTGTTAAAGGTAGTTTACCTCCTTTAGGATTATATACTATAATTAATAAAAAAGAAAAACCCACTTGGTATCCTCCTCCTTCTATAAAAGCTGAAGACCCTACTTTACCTGACGTAGTTCCTCCAGGACCAGAAAATCCTATGGGTGATTATGCACTTTACTTATCAAAAGGTCTTTATGCTATACATGGCACAAATAAAGTATATAGCATTGGTAGAAGAACTACCCATGGATGTATTCGTCTCTATCCAGAGGATATAAAATTTTTGTTTGAAAATGTTCCTGTAGGAACTTTAGTAAAAATCATTTATGAACCTTACAAAATTGCTATAGAAGGAAAAAGTATATATTTGCAAGCTTATCCTGATATAGAAAATTTTATAAAAAATCCTCTACCTTATATTATACAAAAATTAGATAAACTTACAGAAAGAAAAAATTTAAGTTATAAAATTAATTTAAAAATTTTAGAAAGGGTTCTTAAAAATCCTGACGGTTTAATTCATAAAATAGGGGAAATTAAAGATTAA